CTCTTAATGATTGGTTTGTCATTTTTTCATTTGAAACATAACATAAACATGCATGTTGGTAAACAGCTCTAATTTTATCCTTTTTATCCATATCATTTAGCGCTTTATATCCATACATAATAGATATAGTTTGTCTTTCTTTGGCTATAAATTCAGGGGCAGGTAATTGAAATAGTTCTGCATTAAAGATAACTTTATCAATCCCACTACCTTTTTCTTCACATATTTTAATACGTCTCATGAAAGAAGCTAATATTTCATTACGAGTTTGAAATTCATCAATAAAGCGATTAGTTTTAATTAAAGGAATTCCTGAGTTTGATATTTCAATTCTATCAGAAAATATCTCAACAATGGGTTCTAAACCTGTAATGCTAAAATCTTGATGTATTAAGGCATTTGCAACTAACTCACGAATTGCAATTTCAGGATACATTTTTACTTCCCTTCTATAAACTTTCCCTATTTCTTCATTTGCCGGAAGTTGGCTGTTTATCCAATTGACAAGCCCTTCAAAACCTACTGCATACCCTTTCACTTCAGGTTGTTCTCTTTCAGTAAAAATGCGATTTTTACCTTTGTAAACAATGACGCGAACAGCTTTTCTACTTAATGAATCAAATTGAGCTAAATTTTTCGCGAAAAGTATAGCACCTAAATTAGTTATGGAAAATTTAGAATTGTTTTTTGTAATAAATTTTTCCGAAATAAACTTATCTATAACAGCACTTCTATTTGTAGGATATGGTAATCCAACTAAATCGAAATAAGCTTGAATATTGAGAAGCTCGACAATATTGTCTTGGCTTAAATTTCGCTTGGCTATTTCTAATTCAAATGCCTTTACACTTTGTTTGTTCCATATTTTAGCCTCCTTTTCGGGAAATTCTTGGAGTTTTCTTGTGTAACTTCCAATTCTAATGTAAGAGTGATTAATAAATTTTACTGGTTGGTAAGTAGTTGCAGGAATCTCAAAAATAACAATAGGTAAGTCATTATATAAAAATTCATATATTCTAAAATCAATTTTAGGAGAAAGCCTTTGTATTAACCAATGCTCTAGTTCTTCATTTCCTTTTTTTAGTTGGAATGGTTTAAAAGAGGTTCCAATAATATTTTGATTTTCATCTGCAATCCCAAATGTCAAATAAGCATTCTGCTGATTAAATAGACAAGCACCATTTGATAATGCGGATATGCGTTCTCCAATTTCATTCATTGAATGATAGTTTAACTTAAACTCAACCCATTCTGTTTCCTTTGGTAATTTTACTAATTTTTCCAGTAATTCTCTTAATTCTTGTGTTTTCATATTTAGTATCAAATAACCATCAAATAAATTGCACCCATATTTTCAGCACTTTGTATTGTTTTTTTACTAATTTCATATTCTTTTGTCAAATAAAAACTACATTTAAAAAAACTACTACTTTATAAGCTTATTATTCACAATATTATACAAAACTATAATATTTGTTAGGTTTTTGTTATTTTCAAAAAAAGAACTTCTCAATGCAAAACTTACAATTATTCTCAAAGCACATTGTCTAGTACGTCAATCAATCTCTCAACTTCCTCAATAGTATTATAGTGTACCATACTAATTCTTATGATTCCGTCTTTTTTGTGTAAATTCATATTTTCGATCAAACGTCTGGCGTAGAAATCGCCCCAGCGAATGCCAATTTTTTGCATATCAACAAGCAATGGAATTTCACTACTTTTTCTGTTTTCAAAGAAAAATGAAACTGTTGCTACTCGAATATTTCTATCAGATGTTGCTTCACCAACTATTTTAACGCCGGGCTTGCTCTTCAAAAAATCTATGAGTGGTTTAATCAGATTTTCTTCATGAGTAGCAATCAAATCAAATATTTTTTCGAGTTTTGAAAATAATGACAAATTCAAGTTTTCAAAATGCTGTTTATAAATTGTCTCAAAATACTCAATAATTCCTGTTGTTCCAAAGCTTAGTTCATAATTAACATTCCCGGGTTGCAGTTTGTAAGGCACTTCGTTCTTCCCTATGAAAAAATGATTTATCGTGGGTAACTCATTCAAATGTTGCTCTTTCCCAAACAATAATGAATAGTGCGGCCCAAAAACCTTGTAAAGGCTAAAAACATAAAAATCAACATCCCATTTTTTTACATCAATCTGTCTATGAGGTGTATATGCCACACCATCAACACAAACCAAAGCTCCTTTCTCATGAACAAATTTTGTGATTTCTTCAACAGGATTGATAGTTCCCAAAACATTGGAAGCATGAGTAAATGCCACCAAACGTGTTTTGCTGCTCATAAGTTTTTCCAAATCGTCAAGCTCCAGCGAAAATGTTTCGAGATTTATTTTCCAGCTTTTTACAACAATCCCAGCTTTCTGCATATTTATCCAAGGTCCAATATTTGCCTCATGGTCGCAATTCGTTACAATTACTTCATCGCCAGGCAGAAATAGTTGAACCAATGAACGCGACAAGTTTTGCAGCAAAGCAGTTGTGGAAGAACCGAAAACAATTTCCTTTTCACTATTTGCATTTATTGCATTTGCCCATATTTTTTGGGCGTAATCAACTCTCTCGCCAGATTTTTGAGAAATTTCGTAGGAAGCACCTAACTGTACATTTGTAGAAAAAAGATAATCTTGAATTTTGTCGCCTACCTGAAGGGCAGTTTGTGTTCCTCCGGCATTATCAAAAAATGTCCAATCGCCTGAAAGTGCCGGAAAATGTTTTCGAATTATGTTGCTATCTATTTTTTTCATAATAAATTAAATCTTTAATAATCAGTAAATCTATGTAAATTTTCGTAAAAATGGAATTCACTATTGCGAACCAATATCAAAATGTTACACTGTTTTGATTTTCATAATTTCTAATTTCTTAATTTTCTTAAACCTTGAAACAATTTTTTCGACTTCGCTTTGGCGGATACTAAAAACAATTTTGCATGAAATGTCGAATTGTTGTTCCAGAACTTCGGGCTTTTCTTCCTTAATTATTTTCATAACATCGTTCATAGAAATGTAGTCGTATTTAATTTCGAAAACATCGTTTACGGTTTTTGTAATTATTTGAGTATTGTCTATTGCATCAGCAGCCGCCGATCTATAAGCATTTATCAAACCGCTTACGCCAAGTTTAGTGCCGCCGAAATATCGAACAACAACTATCAAAATATTTGTAATATCCTTAGAAAGTATTTGTCCAAAAATAGGTTTTCCGGCAGTGCTTGAAGGTTCGCCATCGTCGTTTGTCCTGAATATTTTTTTTTCGGCACCAAGCCTGTAGGCATAAGCATGATGACGGGCATCAAAATGTTTTTTTCGCAGTAGCTCCAAGTTTTCTTTTATCTGTTTTTCGCTTTCGCAACGAAAAGCATAAGCCAAAAACTTGCTCCCCTTTTCTTTATAATTTCCTTCCGAATTTGAAAGTATAGTCCGATACGTATCTTTTGGTAATTCCATATATCTGTTTTTCAGAATTCTAAGACTGCATTCATTAATTTTCAACATTAATCAAAAAGAGCAAAAATACTTTTTAAGCTGTTAAATTTATGAATAATTGTAGCATAGAAGTTTAATTTCTTTTGTAGAAATATGGATTTCGTAAATTATTAATTTGAAATTAAGATACTAAAAAGTGATTTATTGAAGAATAACAATAAGACTTACAGGGTTTTGGTAAACAAAAGCTTGAAAAATTATTAAGTTATTCTAAATATAGAATTTACTTAGTATTTTTATCAATTATTTTAGAAATTAGATATGGAAAATTTATTCAAAATAATTGAATTGGCAAAGAGCAAAAATAAAAAAGCAGCCCTTTGTATAATCGTAAATACCAGTGGTTCTACCCCAAGAAAAATAGCTTCGAAAATGGTTGTTTTCAACGATAAATCTGTGATTGGAAGTATTGGTGGTGGAAATCTTGAAGTAGGTGTTATCGACGAGGCAATGAAAGTTATTGAAAGTAATAAGGCAATTTATTTTAATTATAATCTTGTAGAAAATTTTGAAATGAATTGTGGTGGAAAAGTTGAGGTCTATATTGAGCCGCTTTTCAATCAATCGAAACTTTTAATTTTTGGTGGCGGACATATTGGAAGCAGGCTGGCAAGACAAGCAAAAGAATTAGATTTTGAGGTAACTATAATTGATGAAAGGAAAGAGATTGTTGATAATATTAGTATTGAGGGAATTACAAAAATCAAGCTAAATCATTCGGAGGCATTTAAAATGCTAAATTTCGATGAAACAACATTTATTACCACAATGACCCATAGCCATGAAAACGATCGCGATATTGTTGCTTTTTGTGCAAAACAGAAATTTGCATACATAGGAATGATTGGAAGTCGAAGGAAAGTGAAAACTGCAAAAGAATTTTTCCTTAGCAAAAATTTGATGAGCGAAGACGAAATTCAGAAAATTGATATGCCAATGGGACTAAAAATCGAATGCCAAACTCCAGAAGAAATTGTTATTTCTATTTTGGCAAAACTCATAGATGTCAGAGGGAAAATGAAATAATTAGAAAATTTGTAACAGGTTTCAACACAAATATAGCGAAAATGAATATGCTGAAAAATTCAAAAATATCATTTATATTAGATGGAGAAATTGTAGTGATAGATTTTTCATTATCATCAGAATTTTCTCCAACAACTACTGTTCTGAATTATTTGCGAACTATGCACAATCATAAAGGCGTGAAAGAAGGTTGCGGCATTGGCGATTGCGGAGCATGTACTATTGTTTTGGCTAAGCTAAATTCTGAAAACAAATTGGAATATACAGCTTGTAATTCCTGTCTGATGTTTCTGCCAATGCTTAATGGAAAACAACTAATTACAATCGAGAATATTGGCACACCCGAAAATCTGCATCCTATTCAGCAAGCCATGATTGAGGCAAATGCAAGCCAATGCGGCTTTTGCACTCCCGGATTTGTAATGTCGGCTTTTGCTTTATTCAAAAATCCGAAAAAGAATTCTATCCAGGAAATTATAGAATATTTGAGTGGGAATTTATGCCGCTGCACAGGTTATTCGTCTATAATAGAGGCTGTTGAAAAATCGTGCAACAGAAACTTAAAAGACCATTTTTCCGAAAAAGAAAACCTGATTATCAAAAAACTAAAGCAAATCAAACCCACCAATATTTATATTATATTGAAAAATATCAAATATTTTCAAGTAACAAATTTGAAAGATACATTGATACAAAAAGAAAAATTTCCGAATGCAAAACTGATTTCGGGAAATACTGACACTTCAATTTTTATTAAGAATAGTCCTGAAAAAATCTCGGAAATTCTTGACCTGTCAAATATTGCAGAATTGAAAAACATTGAAGCCAATAAATCCGGAATTTTTATTGGTTCAAGTGCGAGCATAAATGATATTCTTAAATGTTCAGAAAAAGCACTTCCTGTATTGGCAGAAATTCTGAAAGTTTTTGGTTCGAATCAAATTCGGAACCTGGCAAGTCTTGGA
The DNA window shown above is from Bacteroidota bacterium and carries:
- a CDS encoding transcriptional regulator; the protein is MKTQELRELLEKLVKLPKETEWVEFKLNYHSMNEIGERISALSNGACLFNQQNAYLTFGIADENQNIIGTSFKPFQLKKGNEELEHWLIQRLSPKIDFRIYEFLYNDLPIVIFEIPATTYQPVKFINHSYIRIGSYTRKLQEFPEKEAKIWNKQSVKAFELEIAKRNLSQDNIVELLNIQAYFDLVGLPYPTNRSAVIDKFISEKFITKNNSKFSITNLGAILFAKNLAQFDSLSRKAVRVIVYKGKNRIFTEREQPEVKGYAVGFEGLVNWINSQLPANEEIGKVYRREVKMYPEIAIRELVANALIHQDFSITGLEPIVEIFSDRIEISNSGIPLIKTNRFIDEFQTRNEILASFMRRIKICEEKGSGIDKVIFNAELFQLPAPEFIAKERQTISIMYGYKALNDMDKKDKIRAVYQHACLCYVSNEKMTNQSLRERFKIEEKNAATVSRIIRDSLQSKSIKEDDPNSKSRKYAKYIPFWA
- a CDS encoding cysteine desulfurase-like protein is translated as MKKIDSNIIRKHFPALSGDWTFFDNAGGTQTALQVGDKIQDYLFSTNVQLGASYEISQKSGERVDYAQKIWANAINANSEKEIVFGSSTTALLQNLSRSLVQLFLPGDEVIVTNCDHEANIGPWINMQKAGIVVKSWKINLETFSLELDDLEKLMSSKTRLVAFTHASNVLGTINPVEEITKFVHEKGALVCVDGVAYTPHRQIDVKKWDVDFYVFSLYKVFGPHYSLLFGKEQHLNELPTINHFFIGKNEVPYKLQPGNVNYELSFGTTGIIEYFETIYKQHFENLNLSLFSKLEKIFDLIATHEENLIKPLIDFLKSKPGVKIVGEATSDRNIRVATVSFFFENRKSSEIPLLVDMQKIGIRWGDFYARRLIENMNLHKKDGIIRISMVHYNTIEEVERLIDVLDNVL
- a CDS encoding YigZ family protein, giving the protein MELPKDTYRTILSNSEGNYKEKGSKFLAYAFRCESEKQIKENLELLRKKHFDARHHAYAYRLGAEKKIFRTNDDGEPSSTAGKPIFGQILSKDITNILIVVVRYFGGTKLGVSGLINAYRSAAADAIDNTQIITKTVNDVFEIKYDYISMNDVMKIIKEEKPEVLEQQFDISCKIVFSIRQSEVEKIVSRFKKIKKLEIMKIKTV
- a CDS encoding XdhC family protein; this encodes MENLFKIIELAKSKNKKAALCIIVNTSGSTPRKIASKMVVFNDKSVIGSIGGGNLEVGVIDEAMKVIESNKAIYFNYNLVENFEMNCGGKVEVYIEPLFNQSKLLIFGGGHIGSRLARQAKELDFEVTIIDERKEIVDNISIEGITKIKLNHSEAFKMLNFDETTFITTMTHSHENDRDIVAFCAKQKFAYIGMIGSRRKVKTAKEFFLSKNLMSEDEIQKIDMPMGLKIECQTPEEIVISILAKLIDVRGKMK
- the xdhA gene encoding xanthine dehydrogenase small subunit gives rise to the protein MNMLKNSKISFILDGEIVVIDFSLSSEFSPTTTVLNYLRTMHNHKGVKEGCGIGDCGACTIVLAKLNSENKLEYTACNSCLMFLPMLNGKQLITIENIGTPENLHPIQQAMIEANASQCGFCTPGFVMSAFALFKNPKKNSIQEIIEYLSGNLCRCTGYSSIIEAVEKSCNRNLKDHFSEKENLIIKKLKQIKPTNIYIILKNIKYFQVTNLKDTLIQKEKFPNAKLISGNTDTSIFIKNSPEKISEILDLSNIAELKNIEANKSGIFIGSSASINDILKCSEKALPVLAEILKVFGSNQIRNLASLGGNIASASPIGDSLPVLMIYDTDVYLKSLKSERIIKLSDFISDYKKTQIEDNEIITKIFVRFPKKNQIIRSYKISKRKSVDISTVSGAFSIELNENDKVEKIVLYFGAMAAVPKRATKTENFLIGKVWDRQNVEQAQKFIRQDFSPISDARASIEGRLTIAENLLLKFWVDTQD